TCCTTCTTCAGCTCTGTCACGGCGTTCACAACGCCGATAGCCGAACCTTCATTAGCGCCGAAAATTCCTTTAATGTTCGGATGAGCCTGAATGATGGCTTTAGCCAGGTCTGTCGATTTCAATTGGTCTCCGCCACCGTACTGAGTATCCACAATTTTGATATTCGGGTACTTGGCTTTGATTTCTTCCGTGAATCCGTCACGGCGGTCGACACCTGTTCGGCTCGTCTGGTCATGGACGACAAGGGCGATCTCGCCTTCCTTGCCGATCGCTTCCGCCATTTTATCTGCTGCGAGCGCAGCCGCCGCTTTATTGTCGGTAGCCGCTGTGGTCACCGGAATATCGCTGTCTACACCGGAGTCAAAGCCGATGATCGGGATGTTTGCAGACTTTGCCTTCTGCAGCAGCGGCAGCGCAGCTTTCGTGTCCAGCGCCGCCAGGGCAATCGCTTTCGGATTTTTGCCGAGCGCAGCTTGCAGCATTTCGATTTGTTTGTCTACTTGTGCTTCCGTTTCCGGCCCTTCAAACGTGATTTCTACATCGAACTCTTTCGCCGCCTTTTCAGCGCCTTGCTTAACAGCCTGCCAAAATTGGTGCTGGAATCCCTTAGAGATGACCGGAATGTAGATTTTCTCCGCTGATTTGGTTTCAGCCGGCTTCGCAGAAGCCTTAGGCGCTTCGCTTGCTTGCTGCGCACCTGGAGTTGCACTTGCTCCTGCTCCGGTGCCAGCCCCCGTTCCGCCTCCGCAAGCGCTCAGAAGTGCTGCAGTCAAAAGCATCATGCCTGTAAGCTTCATATACGGTTTCTTTGCCATACTTGTGATCTCCCTAGTCATTTAATTTGGATTGTATGAAACTCCTTGTTGGAGGTTCTACCGTGGTTCATTCTTCTTTGCTTAGTTCTTTTTCTTCCTGCGAAGAATATCCGCATAGACAGCCATGATGACGACCAAGCCGACAATGACCGTTTGCCACTCCTGCGGTACGGACAGAATTCGAAGCCCATTCGTTAGTACACTCATAATCAAAGCGCCGATGACCGTCCCCAATATAGAGCCTTGGCCACCGCTAAGCGAAGTGCCGCCGATAACTACAGCTGCGATAGCCTCCAGCT
This genomic window from Paenibacillus hexagrammi contains:
- a CDS encoding ABC transporter substrate-binding protein, which gives rise to MAKKPYMKLTGMMLLTAALLSACGGGTGAGTGAGASATPGAQQASEAPKASAKPAETKSAEKIYIPVISKGFQHQFWQAVKQGAEKAAKEFDVEITFEGPETEAQVDKQIEMLQAALGKNPKAIALAALDTKAALPLLQKAKSANIPIIGFDSGVDSDIPVTTAATDNKAAAALAADKMAEAIGKEGEIALVVHDQTSRTGVDRRDGFTEEIKAKYPNIKIVDTQYGGGDQLKSTDLAKAIIQAHPNIKGIFGANEGSAIGVVNAVTELKKDKIVVIGFDSGKQQIEAIRSGKMLGAITQDPIGIGYWAVKAAVQSLKGESVPKTIDTGFHWFDKTNMDSDEIKPLLYN